Proteins found in one Bremerella volcania genomic segment:
- a CDS encoding prolyl oligopeptidase family serine peptidase, translating to MSLALRTCLLATLLFALTAPIFAQGTAADYQRMQQLGRMTGGKVFRDEVTPNWLPGGDHFWYRVRTGSGEHEFVFVDATKGLREPAFDHGKLAQQLSDQLKREVAPTRLPFERIQFSKDFERIIFNVSGDTFQVDRGDQSLTRLDQPAEALVSSIPAFRRPYPSTDKGGEILLKVVNETTDTVKLFWIDRDGRPVFYNDIAAQKEHERRTFVGHVWLVLNSRDQALAVYEAIDPISVLKVDGKNARELPRRRRRDGRPRSGRTSPDGQWTASIENHNLVIRQEKSGEPIRLTTDGTADKYLDDRFYWSPDSKRLIVMEVTPGQGREVTFVESSPEDQLQPKVHTFSYDKPGDKIRQQWPRLFDLEKIEELLLDRSLFENPFAISEASWQTDSSEFRFLYNQRGHQAIRVVAIDRDAAVRTVVEETSETFVDYTNKVYYNPEHDQNEIVWMSERTGWNHLYLVDAAKGEVLHPITSGEWVVREIERVDRDKKQIWFTAGGIVSGQDPYFLHHCRVNFDGSGLTVLTEGDGTHMINFSPEGRYMIDEYSRVDLPPVHTLRRTDDGSLVCELEQADASQLLETGWKMTERFAAKGRDGETDIYGVLYFPTNFDPAKKYPVIEYIYAGPHSAFVPKRFSMLDQQRELAELGFIVVLIDGMGTNHRGKAFHDVCWKNLSDSGFPDRIAWMKAAAEKFPSMDLSRVGIYGGSAGGQSALAALLWHGDFYDVAVADCGCHDNRMDKIWWNEQWMGWPVDDSYAQNSNVTHAHKLQGDLFLIVGEMDTNVDPASTMQVVNALVKADKDFDLLVVPGEGHGIGSGRYGMRRTRDFFVRKLYGVEPRR from the coding sequence ATGTCGCTTGCGCTTCGTACTTGCCTGCTTGCTACTTTGTTATTCGCCCTGACCGCGCCAATCTTCGCTCAGGGAACGGCGGCCGATTATCAGCGGATGCAGCAGTTAGGCCGCATGACAGGCGGCAAGGTCTTTCGCGACGAAGTCACACCCAACTGGCTGCCGGGAGGAGATCACTTCTGGTATCGCGTGCGAACGGGATCAGGAGAACACGAGTTCGTCTTCGTCGACGCAACCAAGGGGCTCCGCGAGCCAGCGTTCGATCACGGCAAACTGGCACAGCAGTTGAGCGATCAGCTGAAGCGAGAAGTCGCGCCGACGCGGCTTCCATTCGAGCGCATTCAGTTCTCGAAAGATTTCGAGCGGATCATCTTTAACGTCTCGGGAGACACCTTTCAAGTCGATCGCGGCGATCAATCCTTAACGCGGCTCGATCAACCAGCCGAAGCGCTCGTTTCCAGCATACCAGCGTTTCGGCGACCCTACCCGTCAACCGACAAAGGGGGCGAGATCCTGTTGAAAGTCGTCAATGAAACGACCGACACCGTAAAACTATTCTGGATCGATCGTGACGGACGACCGGTCTTCTACAACGATATCGCCGCCCAGAAGGAACACGAGAGACGCACGTTCGTGGGGCATGTCTGGCTGGTGCTCAACAGCCGCGACCAGGCACTGGCCGTCTACGAAGCCATCGATCCGATCAGCGTCTTAAAGGTCGACGGAAAGAATGCCCGCGAGCTGCCCAGACGTCGCCGCCGCGACGGTAGGCCACGTTCAGGCCGCACGTCACCTGACGGCCAATGGACCGCCTCGATCGAGAATCACAACCTGGTGATTCGCCAAGAGAAATCCGGCGAACCAATTCGCCTGACGACGGACGGGACCGCGGATAAGTATTTGGACGATCGCTTCTATTGGTCGCCAGACTCGAAACGATTGATCGTGATGGAAGTGACGCCGGGGCAGGGGAGGGAAGTCACCTTCGTGGAGTCATCTCCCGAAGACCAGTTGCAGCCCAAGGTGCATACCTTCTCGTACGACAAGCCAGGCGACAAGATCCGCCAGCAGTGGCCGCGGCTGTTCGACCTGGAGAAGATAGAAGAGCTACTGCTCGACCGCAGCCTGTTTGAGAACCCCTTTGCCATCTCGGAAGCGTCGTGGCAAACCGACAGCAGCGAGTTTCGTTTTCTCTATAACCAGCGAGGTCACCAGGCGATCCGCGTTGTGGCCATCGATCGTGACGCCGCGGTACGGACGGTCGTCGAAGAAACGAGCGAAACCTTTGTCGATTACACCAACAAAGTCTATTACAACCCAGAGCATGACCAGAACGAAATCGTTTGGATGTCGGAGCGCACCGGATGGAATCACCTCTACCTGGTCGACGCCGCGAAAGGAGAAGTCCTGCATCCAATCACCAGCGGCGAGTGGGTTGTTCGTGAAATCGAACGAGTCGACCGCGACAAAAAGCAGATCTGGTTCACGGCCGGGGGCATCGTGTCTGGGCAAGATCCCTATTTTCTGCATCATTGCCGGGTGAACTTCGACGGCAGCGGGCTGACGGTCCTCACCGAAGGAGATGGCACGCACATGATCAACTTCTCGCCGGAGGGTCGTTACATGATTGACGAATATAGCCGCGTCGATCTTCCACCAGTGCACACGCTGCGACGCACCGACGATGGTTCGCTCGTTTGCGAGCTAGAACAAGCGGATGCCAGCCAGTTGCTGGAAACCGGCTGGAAGATGACCGAGCGTTTTGCCGCCAAAGGGCGCGATGGCGAGACCGATATCTACGGTGTGCTTTACTTCCCCACGAACTTTGACCCGGCCAAGAAGTATCCCGTGATCGAGTACATCTATGCTGGGCCTCACAGCGCTTTCGTGCCGAAGCGTTTCTCGATGCTCGATCAGCAGCGCGAACTGGCCGAACTCGGTTTCATTGTCGTTCTGATCGACGGCATGGGTACCAACCATCGCGGCAAGGCCTTTCATGACGTCTGCTGGAAGAACCTTTCCGATTCGGGCTTTCCTGATCGGATTGCCTGGATGAAAGCGGCCGCCGAGAAGTTCCCGAGCATGGACCTCAGCCGAGTCGGGATCTACGGCGGATCGGCTGGCGGGCAGAGCGCGCTGGCGGCCCTGCTTTGGCACGGCGACTTCTACGACGTGGCGGTTGCCGACTGTGGTTGTCACGATAATCGCATGGACAAGATCTGGTGGAACGAACAGTGGATGGGCTGGCCAGTGGATGACTCCTATGCTCAGAACTCGAACGTCACCCACGCCCACAAGTTGCAAGGAGATCTTTTCCTGATCGTGGGGGAAATGGACACCAACGTCGATCCGGCCAGTACCATGCAGGTCGTCAACGCCCTGGTGAAAGCCGACAAAGACTTTGACCTGTTGGTCGTTCCTGGGGAAGGGCACGGGATCGGCAGCGGCCGCTACGGCATGCGGCGCACACGCGACTTCTTCGTCCGGAAGCTCTACGGCGTCGAGCCGCGACGGTGA
- a CDS encoding ABC transporter ATP-binding protein, with protein MSNRSQDEQPLSTPAVLTVRDVERTFIMGEVKVEVLKHLSFDVYDGEVLAMVGPSGSGKSTILNLIGGLDQPNRGSVVFDGIDMANVSSSVLTRYRRKHVGFVFQFYNLVPNLTALENVLSAAELAENPLDAREMLDKVGLTDRADHFPSQLSGGEQQRVAIARAVVKNPKLLLCDEPTGALDFETGIRALELLLQFNHDLGTTILIITHNTALAAVAHRVIHLRSGEIVSVEENQQPLPPSEVVW; from the coding sequence GTGAGCAATCGAAGCCAGGACGAGCAGCCTCTGTCGACGCCAGCCGTTTTAACGGTACGCGACGTCGAGCGTACCTTCATCATGGGAGAGGTGAAGGTCGAAGTTCTGAAACATCTTTCCTTTGATGTCTACGACGGCGAAGTCCTGGCAATGGTGGGTCCCAGCGGGTCCGGCAAGTCGACCATCTTGAACCTGATCGGCGGCCTCGATCAACCTAATCGCGGCAGCGTGGTGTTCGACGGAATCGATATGGCGAACGTTTCTTCGAGTGTGCTCACTCGTTATCGCCGCAAGCATGTTGGCTTCGTCTTTCAGTTTTATAACCTGGTGCCGAATCTGACGGCCTTAGAGAACGTTCTCTCTGCCGCCGAACTGGCCGAAAATCCACTCGATGCACGAGAGATGCTCGACAAGGTGGGGCTAACCGATCGCGCCGACCACTTTCCATCGCAACTTTCTGGCGGCGAACAGCAGCGCGTGGCGATCGCACGAGCCGTGGTCAAGAATCCTAAGCTGCTTCTCTGTGACGAGCCAACCGGCGCGCTCGACTTTGAAACCGGCATTCGTGCGCTAGAACTTCTGCTGCAGTTCAATCATGATCTGGGCACCACCATCCTGATCATCACACACAACACGGCTCTGGCCGCCGTCGCGCACCGGGTGATCCATCTTCGTAGCGGAGAGATCGTCAGCGTCGAAGAAAATCAACAGCCGCTGCCTCCCTCGGAGGTGGTCTGGTGA
- a CDS encoding ABC transporter permease — translation MSILNRKLLRDLFAARGLLLAIISIMMLGSALLIGMQSTFYNMRAAKDRYYHQCHMAGFWIDLKKAPLAELEVLNDIPGIRSWRERIQFPVTVDLDQRMRPLNGSVISMPDRRQTVTNDIVLIRGDYFSDRGEPEVIVNDKFAEANRLHPGQKLHLLLNNRREEFLIVGTAISSEFTYLIGPGSLTPDPENFGVFYLPRKQMEELFDFEGAANQVVGQFTPDIDQQKSAVLDLAERKLESSGFISATLLKDFTSNYFVSNEIDQLSTMSSFLPSMFLIVAALILNVLMTRLAKQQRTTVGTLKALGYTDGTIFLHFLKFGVAVGLVAGILASGLGTLVTLGMVLQYQQFFQFPDLRNDFYLQTHVIGWGVSIICAMLGSLYGARQMLLLRPAEAMRPEPPATGGRIFLEHFTLLWNKLSPGWRVTLRSMVRHRTRTAIALFAGTVGAGILVSGLMMMEATEYFIRDEFELRNRSDIDLTFKDALDRQAWYDLSHLPGVDRAEPLFSVACDFANGPYHRQGAIQGIIRDAQLTVPTDKQKRRISIPSVGLVMERRLADHLHLRVGDLVEIHPKSGRRDPLKVPLAVISESQFGLNVYADLEYLCRIRDESFAMSGAQLKINQTEHAQRELYRTLKQMPAMEAINSRLELIKNMRETIIQNQNVAIGMIVVFAGTIFFGNVLNASLVNLSERQREVATMGAMGYTRWEIGLLFLRESIVINMLGAVLGLPVGYLLIHLMTKMIDQDLVRFPIVTAPWIYVSAFVTALLFTLLAHAVVQWRIHQMNWLESLKVRE, via the coding sequence GTGAGCATTCTCAACCGCAAGTTGCTGCGAGACCTGTTTGCGGCTCGCGGATTGTTGCTCGCCATCATCAGCATCATGATGCTCGGTTCGGCCTTGCTGATCGGCATGCAGTCGACCTTCTACAACATGCGGGCCGCCAAAGATCGCTACTATCACCAGTGTCACATGGCCGGTTTCTGGATTGATCTGAAGAAGGCTCCCCTCGCCGAGTTGGAAGTGCTAAACGATATCCCCGGCATTCGAAGCTGGCGGGAACGCATTCAATTTCCGGTAACGGTCGACCTCGATCAGCGGATGCGGCCACTCAACGGCAGCGTGATCTCGATGCCTGATCGCCGGCAGACCGTGACCAACGACATCGTGCTGATTCGCGGCGACTACTTTTCCGATCGTGGCGAGCCAGAGGTGATCGTGAACGACAAGTTCGCCGAGGCCAATCGTCTTCATCCCGGTCAGAAACTGCACCTACTGCTGAACAATCGCCGAGAAGAATTCCTGATTGTTGGAACGGCGATCAGTTCGGAGTTTACCTACTTGATTGGCCCCGGCAGCTTGACGCCAGATCCGGAAAACTTCGGCGTGTTCTATCTGCCACGCAAGCAGATGGAAGAGTTATTCGACTTCGAAGGAGCCGCCAACCAGGTCGTTGGTCAATTCACACCGGACATCGACCAGCAAAAGAGTGCGGTCCTTGATTTGGCAGAGCGAAAGCTGGAATCGTCCGGGTTCATTTCGGCCACCCTGCTCAAAGATTTCACTTCAAACTACTTCGTCAGCAACGAGATCGACCAGTTAAGCACCATGTCGAGCTTTCTGCCAAGCATGTTCCTGATTGTGGCGGCGCTGATTTTGAACGTGCTGATGACCCGGCTTGCCAAGCAGCAGCGGACGACGGTCGGAACCCTCAAGGCGCTTGGCTACACCGACGGAACCATTTTCTTGCACTTCCTGAAGTTTGGAGTCGCCGTCGGGCTGGTCGCAGGCATCCTGGCCAGCGGGCTGGGAACACTGGTCACGCTTGGAATGGTGTTGCAGTACCAACAGTTTTTTCAGTTCCCCGACCTACGCAACGACTTTTATCTGCAAACCCATGTCATTGGTTGGGGTGTGAGCATCATCTGTGCGATGCTCGGCAGCCTGTACGGTGCACGGCAGATGCTTTTGCTGCGTCCGGCTGAGGCAATGCGTCCTGAGCCGCCGGCGACCGGGGGGCGGATCTTCCTGGAGCACTTCACGCTGCTGTGGAACAAGCTTTCTCCCGGCTGGCGCGTCACACTGCGGTCGATGGTTCGTCATCGCACGCGAACGGCGATTGCCCTGTTCGCCGGTACCGTCGGGGCAGGCATCCTGGTCAGTGGTTTGATGATGATGGAAGCGACCGAGTATTTCATCCGCGACGAATTCGAACTGCGGAATCGGAGCGACATCGACCTGACCTTCAAAGATGCGCTTGACCGCCAGGCCTGGTACGACTTGTCCCATTTACCAGGGGTCGATCGGGCCGAACCGCTTTTCAGCGTGGCCTGTGACTTTGCGAATGGTCCGTACCATCGGCAGGGAGCCATCCAGGGAATTATCCGCGATGCTCAGTTAACCGTACCGACCGACAAGCAAAAACGACGCATCAGCATCCCCAGTGTAGGCCTGGTCATGGAACGCCGCTTGGCCGATCACCTTCACTTGAGGGTGGGAGACCTAGTCGAAATTCACCCCAAGTCGGGGCGGCGCGACCCGCTGAAAGTTCCCCTGGCGGTCATCAGCGAGAGCCAGTTTGGGCTGAATGTCTACGCCGACCTTGAATACCTCTGCCGGATTCGTGACGAGTCGTTTGCCATGAGTGGCGCTCAGCTGAAAATCAATCAGACCGAACATGCCCAGCGAGAACTGTATCGCACGCTGAAACAGATGCCGGCGATGGAAGCGATCAATTCCCGCCTGGAATTGATCAAGAACATGCGCGAGACGATCATTCAGAATCAGAATGTGGCGATTGGCATGATCGTCGTCTTCGCCGGCACCATCTTCTTTGGCAATGTGTTGAATGCGTCGCTGGTGAACCTTTCCGAACGTCAGCGCGAAGTCGCAACGATGGGAGCCATGGGATACACGCGCTGGGAAATTGGTTTGTTGTTTCTCCGCGAGAGTATCGTGATTAACATGCTGGGCGCGGTGCTGGGACTTCCCGTTGGATACCTGCTGATTCATCTAATGACCAAGATGATCGATCAGGACCTGGTGCGTTTTCCGATCGTGACCGCGCCCTGGATCTATGTCAGTGCATTCGTTACCGCATTGCTCTTCACGCTGTTGGCTCACGCGGTGGTGCAATGGCGAATTCATCAAATGAATTGGCTGGAATCTTTGAAAGTTCGTGAGTAG
- a CDS encoding efflux RND transporter periplasmic adaptor subunit, whose translation MIKTIAIIVGAILVVGGIVYVTQSGGPPVDVVTASLAPIQEYVDEQGKTRLPRTYVISMPFDARLGEITLEEGDHVTKGEVVAKIVQEDVEAEYDESKAAVERLAASIRETGDKSVEQTTRQQAEFFVDSMVNTVEAAKTRMTASRSRFEYATTYLQRVQQLIDKGAKTEDDLDRAQLQKVESDTDFQTDALTYQAILSIDAATKLLPSMVSQYIDRKDLSVAVLQQQKAEAEARLRTAELRMQRSTMTSPVDGIVLTKELTSEQQVAAGTTLLEIGQLSQLEVEAEILSQDATRIKPGDRAEIYGPSLGKEAGHGIPMKVQRVYPTGFTKVSSLGVEQQRVLVILRFESGQLAQVLEQHGLGVDYRVQVRVYTEEKAQALVIPRSAIFRDVSGNWQAYAVSGGKLQRRNLQLGLMNDLSVEVTQGIESGDQILISPAASLSDGAKVTPIENSP comes from the coding sequence ATGATCAAAACGATTGCCATTATTGTGGGCGCCATCCTAGTCGTGGGGGGCATCGTCTACGTCACGCAGTCTGGCGGCCCGCCGGTTGACGTCGTCACGGCCTCCTTGGCCCCGATCCAAGAGTACGTCGACGAGCAGGGAAAGACGCGACTTCCTCGTACGTACGTTATCTCGATGCCCTTCGACGCCCGGTTGGGCGAGATCACGCTCGAAGAAGGGGACCACGTCACCAAGGGGGAGGTCGTCGCCAAGATCGTGCAAGAAGACGTCGAAGCCGAGTACGACGAATCGAAGGCCGCCGTCGAGCGGCTGGCCGCATCGATTCGAGAAACCGGCGACAAATCGGTCGAACAGACAACCAGGCAACAGGCCGAATTCTTTGTCGATTCGATGGTCAACACGGTGGAAGCCGCCAAAACGCGAATGACGGCCAGCCGGTCGCGCTTTGAATATGCCACGACCTACCTCCAACGTGTTCAACAACTGATCGACAAGGGAGCCAAAACAGAAGACGACCTCGATCGAGCGCAACTGCAAAAAGTAGAGAGCGATACCGATTTTCAAACCGACGCGCTGACGTACCAGGCCATCTTGTCGATCGACGCGGCAACGAAACTACTTCCCAGCATGGTTTCTCAATATATCGATCGCAAAGATCTCTCGGTTGCCGTACTTCAGCAGCAGAAGGCCGAAGCGGAGGCTCGTCTGCGAACGGCCGAACTACGGATGCAGAGATCGACCATGACCAGCCCGGTCGACGGCATTGTGCTTACCAAGGAACTGACCAGCGAACAGCAAGTTGCCGCCGGCACAACGCTGCTTGAGATCGGCCAGCTCTCGCAGTTGGAAGTCGAAGCGGAAATCCTGAGTCAGGATGCAACCCGAATCAAACCAGGAGACCGCGCCGAGATCTACGGTCCGTCCCTGGGAAAAGAAGCAGGCCACGGGATCCCCATGAAGGTGCAGCGGGTCTATCCAACTGGATTCACCAAGGTGAGTTCATTGGGGGTTGAACAGCAGCGCGTGCTGGTCATTCTTCGCTTCGAGTCCGGTCAACTCGCACAGGTGCTTGAGCAGCATGGATTGGGCGTCGACTATCGTGTGCAGGTTCGTGTTTATACCGAAGAGAAAGCCCAGGCCTTAGTGATTCCGCGGTCCGCCATCTTCCGCGACGTCTCTGGCAACTGGCAGGCGTATGCCGTATCGGGCGGTAAACTACAACGGCGAAACTTGCAATTAGGCCTGATGAATGATCTGAGTGTTGAAGTCACCCAGGGGATTGAATCAGGAGATCAAATCCTTATTTCTCCCGCGGCTTCACTGTCGGACGGAGCGAAGGTAACGCCGATCGAAAACAGCCCTTAA
- a CDS encoding GNAT family protein — MSSITTEPVTTKRQQNEFVEFPWELYRDDPNWIPPLRQNLKELVNFAPHPFYARNKVQCFLARRAGQVVGRIAAILNVGHNERYDEKRGFWGFFESIDNTEVSGALFDAVKTWFAEQGIHKMRGPANPSLNHEVGTLIEGFNSPPAFMMTYNPPYYEKLITDYGNEKTQDMYAFWGHINMLEGLDPKLKFIVDEAKSRFNLKLRRMDRKRFKEDVYTFLDNYNRSLVGTWGFVPIDMAEVDKMAEDLKHLLVPELTSVCEVDGKVIGSMFGMLDYNPRIKKIDGKLFPFGFMRLLWNKKAIKNMRLISTNVVPEYQRWGIGLVILERLVPDIKKWGVQEVEFSWVLESNHLSRASLERGGAKKSKTYRMFDYAPAEAAGDSTT, encoded by the coding sequence ATGTCCTCGATCACTACCGAGCCAGTCACTACGAAAAGACAGCAAAACGAGTTCGTCGAGTTTCCTTGGGAGTTATATCGGGACGATCCCAACTGGATACCGCCGCTTCGACAGAATCTAAAAGAACTAGTCAATTTTGCCCCGCATCCCTTCTATGCGCGAAATAAGGTCCAGTGTTTTTTGGCGCGGCGTGCAGGACAGGTAGTCGGACGCATTGCTGCCATCTTGAATGTCGGCCACAACGAGCGGTACGACGAGAAGCGAGGCTTCTGGGGTTTTTTCGAGTCGATCGATAATACGGAGGTTAGCGGCGCATTGTTCGACGCCGTGAAAACATGGTTCGCCGAGCAAGGCATTCACAAGATGCGGGGGCCAGCCAATCCGTCACTCAACCATGAGGTAGGCACCCTGATTGAGGGTTTTAACAGCCCACCTGCATTCATGATGACCTATAACCCCCCTTATTACGAGAAGCTGATCACGGACTACGGTAACGAGAAAACCCAAGACATGTATGCGTTTTGGGGGCATATCAACATGCTGGAAGGGTTGGACCCGAAGCTGAAGTTCATCGTCGATGAAGCCAAAAGTCGTTTCAATTTGAAGCTGCGCCGGATGGATCGAAAGCGTTTTAAGGAAGACGTCTACACGTTTCTCGATAACTACAATCGTTCGTTGGTCGGGACTTGGGGGTTCGTCCCCATCGATATGGCCGAAGTCGACAAGATGGCCGAGGACCTGAAGCATTTGCTGGTGCCGGAGTTGACTTCCGTTTGTGAAGTCGACGGCAAGGTCATCGGTTCGATGTTTGGGATGCTCGACTACAACCCACGCATCAAAAAGATCGACGGGAAATTGTTCCCCTTCGGTTTCATGCGCCTTTTATGGAATAAGAAGGCGATCAAGAATATGCGATTGATCTCAACGAACGTGGTCCCGGAGTACCAGCGCTGGGGCATCGGCCTGGTGATCCTGGAACGTCTGGTCCCTGACATCAAAAAGTGGGGGGTTCAGGAAGTAGAGTTTTCCTGGGTTCTGGAAAGCAATCATCTCTCCCGTGCTTCTCTTGAGCGGGGCGGGGCCAAGAAATCGAAGACCTACCGCATGTTCGACTATGCACCCGCCGAAGCTGCGGGGGACAGCACGACATAA
- the infA gene encoding translation initiation factor IF-1 gives MSKKEEALEVEGTVTQALANTRFRVQLDVGPTVMAHVAGKMRKHFIRIVPGDRVRVELSPYDMTKGRIVFRER, from the coding sequence ATGTCTAAGAAAGAAGAGGCTCTCGAAGTCGAAGGCACAGTGACGCAAGCACTTGCCAACACACGGTTCCGCGTCCAATTGGACGTTGGCCCGACGGTTATGGCCCACGTGGCCGGGAAAATGCGTAAGCACTTTATTCGTATTGTTCCTGGCGATCGTGTCCGAGTGGAACTTTCCCCATACGACATGACCAAAGGTCGCATTGTCTTCCGAGAGCGTTAA